A stretch of the Neisseria sp. DTU_2020_1000833_1_SI_GRL_NUU_006 genome encodes the following:
- a CDS encoding D-alanyl-D-alanine carboxypeptidase family protein: MKKTLSVLIAAMMIAAAQAAPQAAKNNAAPAVAASEPAPAAASQPEAMMPSINSPDAPPAIAAAAYIVTDLQSHQVLASGNIDTQIEPASLTKMMTAYLTFKALENGTLRADQMLTVSDAGWKIEGSRMFLSPKVPASVSDLIKGMIVQSGNDAATTLAEAMGGGSVDVFVQQMNDEAKRLGMTKTHFKNPTGLAAEGHVSTVGDLAILSAALIHDYPKYYPVFSIKSFKYNNVEQPNRNLLLYRDSSVDGLKTGHTESAGYNLAASSKRNGRRIVSIVVGTDSTEARASESGKLLNWALQAFDTPKLYNGGEIISKVKVYKGSSKSVNVGFLEDVYITIPHDAGQNIKPILETVQPVVAPIRKGQTLGKLKIVKDGKVITEKNVVALHSVEEGSWFRRMWDDIVLWFKGLFGSSSK; encoded by the coding sequence ATGAAAAAAACATTATCCGTATTGATCGCGGCAATGATGATTGCCGCCGCGCAAGCCGCGCCGCAAGCGGCTAAAAACAACGCAGCCCCTGCTGTTGCAGCTTCCGAGCCTGCGCCTGCCGCCGCATCCCAACCCGAAGCCATGATGCCCAGCATCAACAGCCCCGATGCGCCGCCTGCCATTGCCGCTGCCGCCTACATCGTTACCGATTTGCAAAGCCATCAAGTGCTTGCCTCCGGCAATATCGACACCCAAATCGAACCGGCTTCGCTGACCAAAATGATGACCGCCTACCTCACGTTCAAGGCTTTGGAAAACGGCACATTGCGCGCCGACCAAATGCTGACCGTGTCCGATGCAGGCTGGAAAATCGAAGGCTCGCGGATGTTCCTCAGTCCCAAAGTTCCCGCCAGCGTCAGCGATTTGATTAAAGGCATGATTGTCCAATCCGGCAACGATGCTGCCACCACGCTTGCCGAAGCCATGGGAGGCGGCTCGGTGGACGTGTTCGTCCAACAAATGAACGACGAAGCCAAGCGTTTGGGCATGACCAAAACCCACTTTAAAAATCCGACCGGATTGGCTGCCGAAGGCCACGTTTCCACCGTCGGTGATTTAGCCATTTTGTCCGCCGCGCTGATACACGATTATCCGAAATACTATCCCGTATTTTCGATTAAATCCTTCAAATACAACAATGTCGAACAGCCAAACCGCAACCTCCTGCTCTACCGCGACTCCAGTGTCGACGGTCTGAAGACGGGACACACCGAAAGCGCAGGCTACAACCTTGCCGCTTCCAGCAAACGCAACGGCAGACGCATCGTTTCCATCGTCGTAGGCACCGACTCCACCGAAGCCCGCGCGTCCGAAAGCGGCAAACTGCTCAACTGGGCGTTGCAGGCATTCGATACGCCCAAGCTCTACAACGGCGGTGAAATCATTTCCAAGGTCAAAGTTTATAAAGGCAGCAGCAAATCGGTGAACGTCGGCTTCCTCGAAGACGTGTACATCACGATTCCCCACGATGCCGGACAAAACATCAAACCGATTTTAGAAACCGTCCAGCCCGTTGTCGCCCCGATACGCAAAGGTCAAACCTTGGGCAAACTCAAAATCGTCAAAGACGGCAAAGTCATTACCGAGAAAAACGTCGTCGCCCTCCATTCCGTTGAAGAAGGCAGCTGGTTCAGACGGATGTGGGATGATATCGTATTGTGGTTCAAAGGCTTGTTCGGCAGCAGTTCGAAATAG